The following DNA comes from Terriglobales bacterium.
GTGCTTGACCCCTGCGAACCGTTACACAGAACGTGTGCTGACCCTGACAATGAGAAGATATAAGCAGTTTTCTAATCCCATATCGGGAAGAGTGCAATTGTGGGAATTGTGAGACTTAGTTTGTGTCGCCCGTCAGAATTGCAACTGCAACAGCTCCTTTTTCGGGCGCAAACTTTAGATCCCCTACCTGGATTGCGAGGGACAACGGCGCACACGGAAACGGTGCGCTAGAAGTTAATATGCAAAAGGACCTCAATAGAGGAACTTCACTCCAAACTGGATTACCCGAGGATTACTAATGGTCGAAGTGATCGTGCCGAAAGCAGGATTGCCCAGCACTCCATTGGGTTGACTGAACGCTGGAGTATTTGCCAGGTTAAAGATCTCGGTGCGGAGTTGCAAATCGAGATTTTCTCTGATCTTAGAATTCTTAATGAATGCAATATCTGCATCGCGGTAGGCGGGACCGCGAACCGGGTTGCGCGAACTGTTGCCTAAAGTGAATTGCGGCGCGGTGACGAACGCAGCGGTATTGAAGAACTTAGCTGTTGATCGTTGATCGGAAGAAAGATTAGGGCTGGCGATCACGTTGGGGCGCTGCACTCCGTATCCGGCAAAAGCATTGAAATTGGTCACCTGAGTAATGGGCACTGGCAAGCCTGATTGCAATGTAACAAGCCCTGTGATCTGCCAACCGTTTGCCAGAATTGCCGGGAAGCCCTGGAGATGCACTGGGAGGTCCCATGTATAACAGGCGCTCAACACGTTAGGCATGTCTCCGGTAGAAGAATCACGTTCACGGCGCAGATTAAAGCTGTCTGCCACGGGAAAATTCGCAATGGGGCCGGTGAGCACAGAAGCGTCGAAGACAGACGAGGCTTCGTCAATGAGCTTGGAGTGTGTGTAACTCACCAGGTAAGAAAGACCATGAGAAAGCCGCTGCTCCAGCCTGGCCTCGAAGGCATGATAATGCGTCCCACCGATGTTGTTACGGTAAAAGGACACCTGGGTAAACTCAGGAAACGGCATCAGCAATTGCGCCCGGGTGATGGTGGGCCCGCCCAGCGAAGAGCTGCGTGGAATGATGCCAAAGAACGGATTAGGAACGGTCTGGGTCAAGAACGGTCCAAGAGCGAGCTGACTCGGTTTCAACTGATTGAAATTTACGTCGGGCATGCCAACATGCACAATATGCGAGCCGGCATATCCCACCTGGAAAGAGACATTTTTGAACAACTGGTGTTCGACGGCAAGGTTCCATTGCTGAACGTAACCGGAACCCAGGTTGTGGTTGGCGGTAAATACGCCCTGGCCTAGACCGGCGTCGGGCGTGAGTGGAATAGGCGCAACACTAGGTCCACTGGAGAGGATGAAGGCAGGAGAGACATTATTCAACGTCTTTTGGTTTACGGTCTGCAGAAATGGAAACTGCGGAGTGGTAAAAGGCGTAGTGATTCCGGCTTGCTCGATCCAGACCAGCCCGTAGCCGGAGCGAAGAACCGTCTTCGAATTCAGCAGGAAAGAGAGCCCAACCCTCGGCCCGAAGTTCAGCCAATGCAGTTTGCGCGCGCTGCGAGAGAAACCGTTCTGGCCAAGATAATCAAGTTTTTGAGTCTGAAGGTTGAAAACAGCGCCCTGATTGTCAACTTCAGTGGAAGGAAAGTTCAACGTGTATCGCACCCCAGCGTTGATCGTCAGTCGCCGCGCAACCTTCCAGTCATCCTGAACAAAATACTCTTCAATCTGGGCGCGTGGACGGATGGGTTTGCCTTGAAGGTCAATCTGGAATTGTTGCACCTGGCCGAGCAAAAAGCTTGCCACCGCATTCCCGGTGGATGCCGCTTTTATCGGTGTGGACGGGTCGTTGGTGAAGAGCTGGGTAAACTGGAATGTTCCGGTCGGGTTGGGTGGTTGCAAAATGTCCAGGCGCTCCCAGCGGAAATCAGCGCCAAATTTCAGACTGTGCTTCCCTAGCTGCCAGGAAACGTTGTCCACAAATTCAGTAACGTCGGTACGGGAATTCAGATTGGTGCTGGCAGGAGCGCCTATCTGCTGCATTCCCGATATCTGGAAGACCGGTATAACGTTTTGAAATGCGCTGTTCGCGGGAATACCGGGCAGAGTAAGAGCTTGCGCAATGGGCGCGCTCAGGGTCGCTCCCCGGCGAGTCACGCCCCGCCGGGTATAACCAAAGCGGATTTCGTTCAGAAGGTATCCGTTGAACTCGTGCGTGTAATTGCCCACCACCTGCTGGCCCAGAGCATCGGTTGGACCGGCAACGCCGCTGGTGCCGGCAATGTTCACAATGTTTCCACTGCCATCGGGAAAAGGTGTTGCCGGACTTGCCACATCATGGAAATAAGAATAGCGGCCGAAAACCTGGTTACGTTCGTTGAAATGATGGTCCAGGCGGAGGTCAAACTGATTCTGATTTTCTGCGTCAATGGCAACACGTCTGAAATTATTGGCGGTTCCTGGCAGGTTGGGTAAAGGAAAATGGTTCAGAACGGCCAAGGCTGCCGCATCCATCCGGCCCGTGGGGATAATATCCCCAGAAAACTCTGTGCGATTGAACCCGCCGCTGCCGTTGGGTGTGGTGGTGGCCGGATCAAAGATTTTTTGGCCACTAAAGTTTCCCTGCCGTTGCGCCAGAGTTGGAACAGTGGAAATTCGTGTAACCCCAATGGCCTGCCGGCTGCCCTGGTAGTCGGTAAAGAAGAACGTGCGGGCGTGGAGGATAGGGCCGCCAACCGTGGCCCCAAATTGATTGCGACGGAATTCAGGGTTTCGGCTGCCCGGTGGCGCAAAAAAATCGCGGGCATTAAACATCTCGTTACGAACAAATTCAAAGGCGGTGCCGTGGAACTGGTTCGTTCCGGCTTTGGTGGAAAGGTTGACCACGCCTCCGTTGAACCGGCCAAATTGTGCCGGAACACTGTTGCTTTCAACGCTGAAATCCTGAATGGCATCAATCACGGGGAAAAACACTACTTGGCCTGGCTCAGGCAATAACGAAGTAATACCGTCAAACAAGTACTCATTGGTTCGGGGCCGCCCCCCGTTGATACGGGGTAATACGGTTCCTGGAGGCAACGCCACTCCTGGAGACAGAGTAGCCAGGGTCACAAAAGTACGTCCGTTGAGAGGGATCGCCTCCATCTTTTCGCGTGTAACCACCTGCCGCAGGCTGCCTGATTCGGTTTGTAAAAGAGGAGCATCAGCAGTAACCGTCACCGCCTCGCTCTTAGCGCCTGCTACCAGATGCGGATCTATCACTGCCCGGTCGCCTGTTCTGAGATTGATTCCGGTCTGCTCCAGACGTTTAAACCCATTGGCTTCTACCGCGAGTTTGTAGATACCAGGCCGGAGTTCGCTGAACAAATAGATACCGTCGGCTCCGGAATTGGTAGTCACGTCGATTCCGGTTTCAATTGCCGTAAGAATCACATGGGCATTGGCTACTGCCGCCCCTGATGCGTCCAGAACCCGGCCGGTCAGGTCGGCGCTGCCGGCCTGCGCGAAAGCGACAGATCGCAATCCAACAAGAAAGACAATCAGCAGTACGAAACGTGCGCTCTTCTTCATAGCGTTTTTCATAAAAATAACGGTTTTATACTGTTAAAATCGCTATGTCAAATCGTATATATACGATTTACTACAATTTCCCTT
Coding sequences within:
- a CDS encoding carboxypeptidase-like regulatory domain-containing protein, coding for MKKSARFVLLIVFLVGLRSVAFAQAGSADLTGRVLDASGAAVANAHVILTAIETGIDVTTNSGADGIYLFSELRPGIYKLAVEANGFKRLEQTGINLRTGDRAVIDPHLVAGAKSEAVTVTADAPLLQTESGSLRQVVTREKMEAIPLNGRTFVTLATLSPGVALPPGTVLPRINGGRPRTNEYLFDGITSLLPEPGQVVFFPVIDAIQDFSVESNSVPAQFGRFNGGVVNLSTKAGTNQFHGTAFEFVRNEMFNARDFFAPPGSRNPEFRRNQFGATVGGPILHARTFFFTDYQGSRQAIGVTRISTVPTLAQRQGNFSGQKIFDPATTTPNGSGGFNRTEFSGDIIPTGRMDAAALAVLNHFPLPNLPGTANNFRRVAIDAENQNQFDLRLDHHFNERNQVFGRYSYFHDVASPATPFPDGSGNIVNIAGTSGVAGPTDALGQQVVGNYTHEFNGYLLNEIRFGYTRRGVTRRGATLSAPIAQALTLPGIPANSAFQNVIPVFQISGMQQIGAPASTNLNSRTDVTEFVDNVSWQLGKHSLKFGADFRWERLDILQPPNPTGTFQFTQLFTNDPSTPIKAASTGNAVASFLLGQVQQFQIDLQGKPIRPRAQIEEYFVQDDWKVARRLTINAGVRYTLNFPSTEVDNQGAVFNLQTQKLDYLGQNGFSRSARKLHWLNFGPRVGLSFLLNSKTVLRSGYGLVWIEQAGITTPFTTPQFPFLQTVNQKTLNNVSPAFILSSGPSVAPIPLTPDAGLGQGVFTANHNLGSGYVQQWNLAVEHQLFKNVSFQVGYAGSHIVHVGMPDVNFNQLKPSQLALGPFLTQTVPNPFFGIIPRSSSLGGPTITRAQLLMPFPEFTQVSFYRNNIGGTHYHAFEARLEQRLSHGLSYLVSYTHSKLIDEASSVFDASVLTGPIANFPVADSFNLRRERDSSTGDMPNVLSACYTWDLPVHLQGFPAILANGWQITGLVTLQSGLPVPITQVTNFNAFAGYGVQRPNVIASPNLSSDQRSTAKFFNTAAFVTAPQFTLGNSSRNPVRGPAYRDADIAFIKNSKIRENLDLQLRTEIFNLANTPAFSQPNGVLGNPAFGTITSTISNPRVIQFGVKFLY